The genomic window AAAAAGATATTCAAAAAATATTATATACTTTCAAAGGTAAAGATATATTTGATTTAACAAATAAATTAAGTTTAAGAGATTATTCTGCTCTACTTGAAAAATCTGATTTGATTATCACCCCTGATGCTACTTCTATGTACCTGGCTTCTGCTGTAGGATGTCCAATTGTTGCGTTGTTTGGTCCGGGCAACCCCTACAGGTATGGTCCTTTTAGTGTAAAAAACCTTGTAGTACACAGCAACTTACCTTGTTTTCCGTGCGACATAAATAAAAGATGTAACCGTAGTTATAAATGTTTAGATATTGTAACTTCAGAAAAAGTAATTAAAGCTTCAACCCTTTTAATTAACGAAAAAGAAGAACCTTTCCTATTTGAAATTTAACTATGAAAATACTTAGAGTGTTGCCGGCAATGGATTTTGGTGGAATTGAGAGAGGAGTTTATGATTTTTCATTAAAAGCTACAGAATTAGGTAATAAAGTAGTTGTAGTTTCTGAAGACGGTAGATTTATAGATATATTGAAAAAAAGAGGTATTAAACATTACAATGTTCCGCTTGATAAAAAGAGTATAACTTGTTTTTTGAAAAACAGTGAAAAGATTAAAGATATAATTGAAGAAGAAAAACCGGATATTATTCATACTCAAAGCCGTTATCCTTGCTGGGTAATGTCCTATGTGATGAAATCTTTTCCTAAAACCCCTTGGGTAACAAGCATTCACAGTTTTAATCCCGTAAGAATATATAGTAAGTCCGAAGGATTTGGAAATAAAGTTATTGTTGTAAGTAATGCTTTAAAAAATTACGCTGTAGATTATTTAAAAGTTGACGAAAAAAAGATAAAGGTAATACATAACGGGATTTCTGATAAATTTACTAAAATAATAAAAGAAAGAAAAACTTCTGTTTGTATTGGTATGATATCACGTTTCGCTCTTTATAAAGGACATTTTATTTTTTTAGAGGCTATAAAACAGGTGATAGATAAAAGTAATCTGGATATAAATGTTCTTATAGTTGGAACTGGCAACAGTTCTTACAAATCTAAACTTGAAGAATGGATTAAAAATAATGGAGTGCAAAATATTGTAAGAATTGTTAGAGAAGATAGTGTTGAAGCATTAAAAAAGATTGATATACTTGTTGTTCCCTCCTTTGTTCCTGAAGGCTTTGGAAGAACAGTGGTAGAAGCCCAACTTTCAAGGACACCTGTTATTGGGACAAATATAGGCGCATTACCAGAACTTATAGAAGATGGTAAGACAGGCTTTCTTGTAGACCCAAAAAATTCTCAACAGATATCAGAAAAAATAGAATACATTATTAAAAACTCCGATATAAGGGAAGAAATAATTGAAAACGCTTTAAATAATGCATTAGAGAACTTCACACTAACTAATATGGTAGAGAACACCATACAGGTTTATCAAGAACTCCTATAAAACCTATTTTCTTTTTCTCTTCTACTCACCCGACCCGTCACCCTGAACTTGTTTTAGGCTCTCTAATGTAACCCACGCTGGTAGCAAGAAAAACGAGATTCGGATCAATTTCGAAAAGACAGGCAGGGGGTATACGTTAAGACGGCTAACGATACAGAATTTAGGAGTTTTTTTGTCTTAACTGGCTTTACCATTGAGTTGTTTGTATATTTTACACAGAGATTGTTGATTTGTCTGGTTTAATTTCTTTAATTGACCTACATTTAAAGATTTGTTATAC from bacterium includes these protein-coding regions:
- a CDS encoding glycosyltransferase family 9 protein codes for the protein KDIQKILYTFKGKDIFDLTNKLSLRDYSALLEKSDLIITPDATSMYLASAVGCPIVALFGPGNPYRYGPFSVKNLVVHSNLPCFPCDINKRCNRSYKCLDIVTSEKVIKASTLLINEKEEPFLFEI
- a CDS encoding glycosyltransferase family 4 protein encodes the protein MKILRVLPAMDFGGIERGVYDFSLKATELGNKVVVVSEDGRFIDILKKRGIKHYNVPLDKKSITCFLKNSEKIKDIIEEEKPDIIHTQSRYPCWVMSYVMKSFPKTPWVTSIHSFNPVRIYSKSEGFGNKVIVVSNALKNYAVDYLKVDEKKIKVIHNGISDKFTKIIKERKTSVCIGMISRFALYKGHFIFLEAIKQVIDKSNLDINVLIVGTGNSSYKSKLEEWIKNNGVQNIVRIVREDSVEALKKIDILVVPSFVPEGFGRTVVEAQLSRTPVIGTNIGALPELIEDGKTGFLVDPKNSQQISEKIEYIIKNSDIREEIIENALNNALENFTLTNMVENTIQVYQELL